From the Debaryomyces hansenii CBS767 chromosome F complete sequence genome, the window AAACGTCGTTTCTACATCAGAAAATGGCTTGAACTTTGTCTTATCTTATGATGATAGGTTTAATGATGCTCAATTTAATAACTTTGATCTCAAATTGAGACAGAACATGTTGAAATACTGTGACGACAGCTATCGTACACGTCTATAGCCTATTCGCTGCAATTCTTAATAAACTAGTTgtatttgcaattaaatGGTTATCCTCTGTAGTTGTTTATGTGTCAcgtgaaaaatataataatgaataaacTGTCCGTATTAAGTACTATCAATTTTCTATCAACTGTAATAACCAAATTAAGATTAAGCATATACGTAAAGCAGGTATAAAGTGTAAACAAAACATTGTTTCAATGCTGTCTGATAGGTATAGCGATTCCGGCAGTGAGGTGTTGAGGAATAGAGAAACAGGTGAATGGATAAATCAGCAGAATGTACGAGAGGTGAAGAgatttgatgaattcacAACGATAGATTGGGTAGAAGATGAACTTTGTGAACATTGGAAAAGGTTATCCAAGAATAGAAGCATTAATAGTAGGGCTACATCATTTAAAGATAAACTTATCTCAGCAACGCAGAATTGGTTTGTGCTAGGATTTATGGGTATAGTGATAGGATTGATCGCAGGGTGCTTGAATATCATAACGGCCTGGCTAACGAGCATACGAATGGGTCATTGTTCGGGTAATTTCTATTTGAATGAGACATTTTGTTGCTGGGATCAGGACGAAGATAAGTGTACTAATTGGGTCAGTTGGTCTCAGATCGGATTTTTCAACTATATCATTTATGTAATAATATCGGTTCTGCTAGCGTATTCAGCAGCGATCTTAGTCAAAAAATATGCTCCAAGTGCAGCCGGTTCAGGGATATCGGAAATCAAGTGTATTGTTTCGGGTTTCGTCATGAAAGGCTTTTTAGGGTGGTGGACATTACTAATTAAGAGTGTAGGCTTACCACTAGCGATAGCTTCCGGTCTAAGTGTTGGTAAAGAAGGACCTAGTGTACACTATGCCGTATGTGTGGGTAattcaattgcaaaattgtttggaaaatatagaaaaagtGCTACTAAAGCTAGAGAATTTTTAACGGCCACATCAGCAGCAGGCGTGGCAGTTGCGTTTGGTTCACCAATGGGTGGAGTGTTGTTTTCGattgaagatatttcaacGGTATTTCAACTTTCTACGATTTGGAAGTCGTACTTCTGTTCTTTGATTGCAGTCACCACATTGGCTGCCTTAAATCCGTTCAGAACAGGTCAATTAGTAATGTTTGAAGTAACGTATAATACTAATTGgcattattttgaaataccGTTTTACATTATTTTAGGTATTTTTGGAGGAGTCTATGGTATTGTTGTATCAAAGTTCAACCTTCGAGTTGTTGCTTTTCGTAAAAAGTACTTATCCAATATGGCGGTGAGAGAGGTAATAATACTTTCTTCCCTAACTGCTTGCTTTTGttattttaatgaattcttaAGATTAGACATGACAGAAACTATGCAAATACTATTCAATGAATGTGATGCTGGCTCAGAACATGCAATTTGCAACCCAAATTCCAAGAAGGtatcaatatttatgtcattaatatttgctACTGTCGCCAGAATGGTCCTAACTATATTTACTTATGGCTGCAAGGTTCCAGCGGGTATATTTGTTCCATCAATGGCAACTGGGGCTACGTTTGGACGGGCACTTGGCATGATAGTGGAAAAGATACAACAGAGTAACAAggaatcatcaatattttcaacgTGTCCTGCTAATGGGGATAAATGCATTATTCCTGGAACGTATGCTTTCTTGGGTGCAGCAGCAGCATTGAGTGGTATAACTCATTTGACAGTAACAGTTGTAATCATCATGTTTGAGTTAACTGGCGCGTTGCGTTACATTATTCCAACAATGATAGTTGTCGCCATCACCAAAAGtatcaatgataaatatgGTAAGGGTGGAATAGCGGAACAAATGATAAAGTTCAATGGATTGCCATTAATCGAATCGAAGGAGGAGTATAGATTTAACACAACAGTGAAAAGTGCTATGTCAAATATCACTGTTGCTTTTCCAAGTGATGAATCGGAAAGTATCTCATTGAATCAGTtaaagaagttattgaCAAAAACGACCTATAGTGGGTTCCCAATTATTCAATCCACAGCTCATCCTCGGGTTATTGGATATATTACGCGAGCTGACATAAAATACAATCTTGAGAATACCGTAAGTGTCGGTGACAGTGTTAAATGCAATTTTAATTCTGAACAAAGTCAGGATTCAGAAGATCACATAGAATTTGGCGCCGTTGTTAATAGACACCCATTTACAGTCAATGTCACTACTACCTTAGAGTATGTCTTGGATGTCTTTGTGAAATTAGGACCCGGATTTATATTGGTGGAACAAGAAGGGTTACTTGTTGGAATAATCACGAGAAAGGACATTCTCAGATATGAATATAGTGTACATGCAATGCATTCCAATAAAGATTTGGAGTCTGCTCATGCCGCATTTGATGAAAGGGTTTGGCATCTCATGAACTATTTTGCAACTGCGctcaagaaaaatatagGTAAACTACTTCATAACGACGAATATCGATATATACATTAGTAATTAAACGTTTTTATTAGATGCTATATGCCACAATAGATGTACCGGATTATTCATCCTTCCACTTACCATGTTCTTTATAATCTGCGTATAAAGTTCTATAATATGTTTTTCCAGGAATATCTAGCGAGGAACTAACAAGTCGCAATTCAGTTTGAGAAAGAACGTTAAAAATACTAAATATACCACCcattaattcatcattaacttcacttttgaaattgttcttcaatgcaatattaatatagtTTAACAAAAGTATTGGTAAATGCTTTCTGAGTGATCTTTTGATCAATGCGGATGTAGAGTTCAATGAAGATTGCACCATTTCCTTTGATGATGTATTTGATGGTTCACATAAATTGCTTAACAAACGGGAATATGCACCTGTAGCCTTTGTAGATGATGATAAGTAATTATTTTCAGATTTGAGATTTTTGATCGAAAGAGGTGCCAACAAAGAAACGCATGCgttaattataatatgaTGACGAGATGATAACTTGAACCTATGGAaaagcaaaatatttgacatAACATGGgttaattgaatatatatatcaacaACATGTTCCAATTTGGCGAATTCAGGTTCACTTAAAGAGTACGAAACTCTTGTTATTAAAGATATCGTAGTTTCCAACGCATATTGGTTGAAGCACCAGGTCATGCCACTTAAGCTTGTTTTCAAAGTCGACAATATGGAAACTATAGAGTTATGTCCAGATAACGAAATCAACTTGTATTGTGTCAAAAACACTGATAACGtcttaataaataaagtgGTACAATCCGCCTGATATTCTCTGTTTAAAGATTTGATCAACGAGTTGGTGATTCTTACCAACGAAGACATGTATCTGGGATCCTCTTCAGTATTGACTGAATGCAATACAAATTCATAGAACATTttaaaatcatcttcatttgcAGAAATTTTGTCAAGATATGACATCAAAGCCATTGTCATCTCATCAATATCAGCCCCGAATTTCACGTCTAACGAGATAAATAAACTTGAAATGAAGACCGCATCATTAAACGAAGGCCCTGATACGTTcgttaataatttgaataatattactctaactttattaatttgatCATTATGGGCCGAGGGCAATTTCTGTCCGATCATCTTAATTAAGGAACGGATATCGTGTGCTTCCTCACTATCATCACTTGATGTTAAGTATAGCGAGTTTAACAACCAACAGACAATTTCGTAgtttatattcttcttgCTTTCAATTATCTTATGTAAAAGTTCTTTTGTGGTCTTTACAAAAAGGTTAATTAATGCTTTTATCATTCCCTCAAGGTTATTGTCAGTATTCTTATGCTTTGTATTAGTCAAAATAATGACTAATGCTGCTTGAAATTCTGACGGTAGCtccaaaatattctttgttttaaaacctttgaagaaatcattcaaatacTGAATCGATTCCAAGATATAGGTTTTGTTTGTTTCCACGCTGTACTGGCTTAAATTTTGGTTCCAGATAGATTGTAGGATTTCATTAGATAATTGTAATGAAGTTTGTACCGATGTttccattaattttaatgatAACTTGAAATCcaattcaattgatgatttaaaagAGGgttgaattaataaatgCCTTAAGGCAACCCTGGAAGACACATTAACGTCATTATCTTGGGAGCAACTAAATGATCCAAATATCGCGTCGATTAACTTTTTCTTGGAATACTTATCAAAGCATTGAACTGGGATAACCGATATCAAGTTGATAAAACCAACTGAGCCGTCATTTATTCCGTTAGCaaagttttcaattaatataattagtAAAGCATCAACCATGTTCCTCTGTTCAAAAAAAACGTCaccattattttcaaagtaGTTCAAAAGATATGATCCAAAATctaattgattcaaatataacCTCATGATTTCAAGAGTTTGTGATTTCGAAAAGAATTTGTCAATTAGTACCAACCATCTATTAAATAAAGTCATAAGCACATAACGAATCTTATCTGATTTCAAGgtcttcaaatatttaacGAAgtctttattatattggtTAAACGATCCATCATTTCCTGTAATTTCGATAAGACGAAATAtggtataataataatattctgAGGAACAGACAGGTGAATTGGAAACATAGGAGATAAACTTCGGGTTGTTTTCCAATACCTCTTCATTATACAAACACAAAATATAGAATCTAATTTCCCAGAAGCTACTTGTCGGTTCAGTGAATAGTTTACTTTGACTAAGTAGGAGCTTCTTGACAGATTCAACTTTATTTAATGGGCAAATCAACAAACCTTTAATAATGGAATTTGTCAAAGGTAAGGCATCACTCTGTCCAAATGAAAACGATAACAATATGTTCAACTGATTCGTGGACaagttattgattttgctTGAGATGATATCAATGAATTCACTAGATCTCCAAATTGAAGCTTTACGAATTATattaatccaaatattttgaaaaaactCAACAAACTCCCTTGCTTTAATGTAGGCCTCTGCTACGCTTTTACCAATATCTAATATAGTTTTACTGTTCACACTACTTGGTATATTTGAGAGAACCTCTTCGGCATTATTCATTGCCAATTCGATAtccaaattgaataaatggATGACCAAACTCCAGTTTATGTTATTTTTAGAATTAGATTTAACTTCTTTATCATAGATCGACGAGAAAAATTCagttgataatgatttattgacacttgataatatttctaacAATGTTTCAGACATTTGATTGAACTTTTTAGTGTTGATTATAGAGAGGAAAACCTCTTCACATAGTTTCATATCTTTGCTTGATAAGTTGTTTATAACCAAAACGAACAAATACTTGAGTGATTCGAACGAAATATCATTAGCATATTTAGATAAAAGCAATTCGATGTTTCCCTTCAAGCCACCAATTGAATCCTTATTAAATATCACTTTGCATATTATGTTCTGAATTATAGTTTTAGACTGAGATAAGTTagatttttcttcttcgctTTTGATAAAATGTAATGCTGGTGGAATAAATTCTCCGAAGAATTTGGTTACACTCTTCTTACTATACTTATAGTTAACGTTGAGTTGAGGTATTTGATAAAGTTTGTAGATTACATCGGTCCAGTCGTTGATAATTTCGTCactgaaattgatttcgttgtataaatgatttaaagACGTAACGTAGGATGCAAGTAAGTTAATCGACGAATtgtcatcaatttcaatgtaAAAATCGTTCATGACTATATTAGTTGTTTGCATCACATTTTCCAATAGCTTGACGTCTGCTTTTTGATTAGAGTTTTTTAATATGTTTGTAAGTAAATCAACGAATTTTAGCTTTTTCATCGATCTATTCCtagatattttatcattatctaaGCCTATCCATACTTTTCTGAATAAGATCCAGCATTGGGTATCGTATTTCCAGTTCTTAAAGTGGTTGTTATCGTTGAATCTATCGCATAACAAAtcgaagatgaaaatgtGTTTGTTAGGCAAGTGGACGTTTATAGTGTCATCTAGAATTTGATTTGCAGTTAATACAATCTTGTCCAACGAGCCACCTTTCGCTCTTAGAAAACGTGTTACGCCTTCTGCTGTATTCAATGTATCCATGACCACTTGGAGATGTCTGGTCGAGTGGTATGCAAAGGAAAAAGCGTTGCAATTTTACTGTAGCTCGCTCATCTTacaaaatgattttttaaaaaattcGATGGCATCAAGCGTGAGGGCCAATACGGTTGTGCATCATGATTTCCAAAGACAACCAAGCTGATACGTACAACACAATATGCTCCTTCACCCTAATCTACTACTCTACACCATAAATACTTCTACAGGTTAATAGTCCAAACTAACGCCAAGTCGaatacattatttaataactAATACAGTTCTAATCTAGATTAACAAAGTTTCAATCTTATCCTTGATACCGTAGATTTGGTTCTTCATAGCAGAAGCTTCGTTGGTAGTGACAGATGCAGCAATGACTGGTCTGGAAACACCACAAGCTCTACCTAATGCAGTCTTCGATGGGACAAAAACGTATGGAACGTTCTTATCTTCACACAATAATGGCAAGTGTAACAAGATTTCAATTGGTTCGGTATCAGCAGCcatgatgatgaattcagAAATACCTCTGTTCAAGGTCTTGGTAGCTTCGTTAGCAcctttcttcaattgtcTCAAGTTTTGAGATTGTTGGACAACATCCAAGATTTGTTGTGTTAATGCAGAATCAGCTAAAGGAAAAGCCTTTGGGTTTGGAGCAGACATGTTCTTTCGATATATAGTTTATAGGGTTCCTTGCGATAGCTCACCAGaagattattgaatatcaaaggtatttaatatatatatttatcagaatttttcactaaTTAGTACCTCATCTCATAAAATCTTGCCATTACCCGCCTCACAAAAATTCAGTCTCAAGTTTACCCTAGCATACGAGTTAGTGATATACCGGACAAAATCGTAGCTGAACAACCGCCAAATGTTCAATACAAGGAAATTCATCATCCCTTTAATCAAGAAGTCAACTATTTGAAGTATTGATAACCAATTAAACAGTTGAATCAATTAAGAAGACCTCATAATAATTATCCGTAATGTCTGATTTATGGTATGTATTTCGAAAATAGCCTGAGGAGTGTCAATTAGATTGTAATCGAGGAACATGGCGAATGCTACGAAGTTAGCAAATCGGGGAGATAAGAAGCATTATTAGTTGATTGACAAATCGTGGTAGATGACAGAGAAGCTAAATGGGCGAAGAAAGCTgaaatatagaaataagaataattaaGGTACTAACCGAGTTCTAGTCCTGTTTACGCTCCTTTCTTTGGATCCATGGGTTGTGCTGCAGCCATTGTGTTCACCTGTTTTGGTGCCTCTTACGGTACTGCTAAGTCAGGAGTTGGTATTTGTGCCACCTGTGTGTTGAGACCAGATTTATTGGTTAAAAACATTGTTCCAGTTATTATGGCGGGTATTATTGCCATTTATGGGTTGGTTGTGTCAGTGTTAGTTACCGACTCATTGAAGCAAAAACAAGCCTTATACACCGGTTTCATTCAATTAGGAGCTGGTTTGTCAGTCGGATTATCTGGATTGGCAGCTGGTTTCGCCATTGGAATTGTTGGTGATGCCGGTGTCAGAGGTACTGCGCAACAACCAAGATTATTCGTTGGtatgattttaattttgattttcgCCGAAGTCTTAGGTTTATACGGTTTGATTGTCGCTTTATTGTTGAACTCTAGAGCTACTCAAGATGTCACTTGTTAAAGGAAACCTcaaaaacaaaaacaacTTTTGTCGTTcatttcttttaatttttttattacaTCGAACAATCTCTGTCTTTTTGTACTCTAGAAGCTTACCAATTCTTTTGTATAGTTGATATCAATTGACTAGAATTAGCATAAAATGATATTTATTGCTACCTTTACCGcgtatttgatttcttagTTATCTTATAGACAAGTAAGGAATTATGATGGGCTAAGCACTTGCACACCATGTTTATTTTGTTTCCTTTACCTTTTTATAGTTTAAGAGTAAGGACGTTTTCATAACAATCTGTAAATGTTTATTTgagatatatatattacatGTGGTCTACGTATACCTTACCAATTTTAGCAACCACTTCGTTTCTTAATAGTTTTATTAAAGACTTGAGATCTTTGGGCAAGGTATTGCCACTTTTTTGCAAGATATTTCTCCAGTCGTAGCTCTCGGTTGTATTTTCGATATTGCTGAtcgaatatttatataagcTTTCGCCCTCTGTgtattcatcatcattagcttgaaattcaaatgtatcaatcaattcaatgATTACAATTAAGTCCGGCAATTGGAACTTCATACCCGAGTCGATTAAGAAAGGGATAATCTGACATAATAATAGTGGGTAAAATTTTTTAGGTAAGTGATTAAATCTTATTAAATGCACtaatttggataaattaTCCATAGCAGTGGTACTGCGTGATTGCTCCAAcgatttgaaaaattccaCTAAAACAGCGTATGGTGAAAGACATTGCCTTATGACAGGATGTATTTCAAAGCCAGTATCAACTTTATGacatataatattatttattaactcATCCTTAATCGGTCTATTATTCACCAAACTATCTTGAAAGACGATATCCCAGATAATATGATGAACTTGCTTCATACCCTCATTTGACTCATTAGTCATCGAATCTGGATCATAGCAATTAACAAACATATTTAGAGACTCATAAAGATAGCCATCCTTCAATGATTTGTTTCCGTAAACCTGGTACAACTTTCGAGCAGTGTGAATTAAGTTCAATTTGGCACATATTGTCAAAGTCCATTCTAAGTCATCATTAGTTTTGCATTCATAATGCGGTAAGAACTCTGATATTGTATTACGATTGTTGACGGATGATTGTGAGGAACTAGAAATATCGTTATTAGATAGCAACCCAATCCCAACGGGTACTAAATAATGTGAGTTTAAGCATTGGTATGCATGTGTAGTCAATAAGTATTCTGAAATAGTTTTCCtgttaattaattcttgtaaatCCTTAGAGTTTATGGCGGAAtaataattgttcaataatcCTTTAAGCTCAAGCAATCTTGCAACATATGCAGCAGTAGCGGAGTCGATTGTGTCAACAGATACCAACATttttaagaatttttcttctaaaatattaacaaaGCATTGCTCACTTATTATACTTAAAACATCACTATCTTCAATCAAAGCAGGAGGCTTCTCACTAATTGCAACATTAAAGTaatctttaaataatttatcatcatctcTAACTTGATATAAAGACAATGCCGTATATATTTCATACCATTTATCGCAATGTATAGCAATTGTTTTAGGTAAGCCAGTAAGTATGcataataaatcataaatttgattaagGATGATTAAATCTTTTGAGTCAGTTATGTTGGCTTTAAATTTCAGAAACAAATCTCTAAACTCACAACAGGATAGTTTCCACTCATGAAATTGATGTTTCATGGACATACTAGTATAGTTTTTTAATAACATTGAGAAGTCTTGTATAACTGAGAACAACTCTGGAGCATTTTCCTCTAACTCTTCATATTGTGATTTCTCTATTGCAGCAATTGCTTGAGTGAGTAGACCTCTAGTGATTAGTTGCGATAAGTAAGTATTCCAAAATTGGGGATGAGTATAAGGCTTAGGGGAGTTTACCATAACAGACTCCACCAATTCTTTATCAGGTTTATAATCAAATCTATTAATCCACTTAGCTATCGATTCTGGCTTCATTCTAGTATCAGAACAAAAGTAATTAGCATGAAGACAGTCTAGTATActcaataaataataaaattgttCTGTTGTCTCGTCATCAACGCCAATGCTTTCTATATCGTGTATGTATTGAGTTAagttttcaacaattttagTAAATGCTTCATCGATTTTATGCATTCTTTGCGCTTTCCTGGCActatttccaaattttgCAGAAGTGCTAATCAATCCAATAGGATCCTCGTCATCTTCTAAATCAATTCGGgtaatatcatcatttgtaaatccttcaattattttgaacAATGAGTTTATATATTTAGTATACGACTTTGAAACATCATTTTGGGTCAAACTGTCCTTATATTGTCCTGAATCAAATTGAAACTCAATAACATCATCTGACTTTAACCAATCTTGCAATCTTATATAGTCTTGTTTTGAAGGTTTATCTTTCAATGGTTCTGATGCGGAACTATCGCTGAACGATTCTGTTTCTGAAGATGCTGAGTCATCTGGAATTTCCAACATCTCAATGTCATCAAACTTCTGACTCAAAGTCGATGGTTCTTGATCACCcatgatgaattattgtaCGGTTAGGCTTATGCTATTTTATTCTATTTagtattcaataatatgtaAATTTTCTAGAAAACGacaaaaacaaaaaagTCGTGTAGTTGACAAATAAGAACTACTAAATGCAGCATTCATAGTAAGCTACTCTCGTAGACCAATCTTTGTAGGAGCCTTTTGTTCTTATAACAGACTTTTAGACTTGTCTTCATGTCGTTCaacaattcttcatctgttTTGTTTCGTTGACCAGAATTGTTAAGCTGATGGTCGCGCTTAAGCcattttcttattattgcCAAATCAAACATACCGAAAGCATCTtttcttatataatttCCAGATTCATTCTTAGATAAGGTTCTCCAATCTTTTGTTGAGAGCCAATTACTATAATTGAGCGCCTTTGTTGTTTTATTTGTCAAAGTTAGAGTTTTCAGATACGAAATCAACTCTGCTTGGCATTTTACTAAGATTTTTTCGATGTCTTCTCTTGATTCTTGAACAACTTTGCTCACACAATATAACCCACCATTAACCGTACCAATAACAGCAGTTGTATGCAAAAGAggtttgatttcattaacTTTATCGAATTTCAACgcaaaattttgtttttggGCGGAATGATCGATGAccttaataatattaatctGTTCTCCGATATTGAATGCAAACGTTTGATCTGCTTCATTGTTATCGGGATTTATTTGAAGGGAAGACAAATTACCCAAGGAGTCACCAAAGATGACCTCAGTCTGgtcttcaatatttttgacAGCATCAAAACTTGAGAGAAAATATGGATCAAAGCTGCATCGTATTTTCAGCATAGAGAGCTTGATGTGAGCTTCATTGGTTTCACTTTCATGGTCATCATCAGTAGGATAATTAAGCTCTCCAATATATAAACCCTTCATTATATCACccattataatatatttatcagtTGAAATAGCACCAAGTGCATATATAGGCAATTGAACAATCGAACCTGTAAGTAACTGCCAGACTAAATTACTCCTATCTGGGTCATAAATCAAGTCTACTATGAAAGTGATGTTGCCTCCAACAATAAACTTGAGTTTATCACAATCAATGAGTCGTACAGTCTGTGATATTAATTCAGAACCATCAGATAAACCAAGTATATCTATCAGCGAAAGCCTCTTTATCTTATTCTTTTTAATATGGAATATCAGGAGTATCTCATTCTTATTGGGGCTATTACTTAGAATAACGAATGAATGTTTTGGAATCATCAGCTCCATACCGCTTGGAACCATGCATATGTCAACTATATCCCAAGAGGAATTATTTGCAAAGTCGAAAATGTCAACAACattcattgaagaatcGTCAATTAGCTTCAAATATGAGTATTTTTGGTATTCACCATTGATTGagtttattttattttcaaagcAAATTAGTATTGACAAATTCGAATGGGGAATGTGTAACGATTTggtatttgataaatttgaatacattATAGTATCGTTTGCATATTTGCTAGAATCTTTCTTTAACGAATACAAAGTTACCTTGTTTATACTCGTAGACACGAGGagttcttcttcatttaaaaaaattatattattaatattattgacCTCAGCAATTGGAACAAGTTTGTAGAAATTTGTTTCgtcaataaataatccGAATATCTGGTTTGTATCAGCCATAAGaatattgttatttttGCTCTTGAAAAATCTATAAGGTAACCCAGATGCACACTGTGATATAACTGTTTGTTTGTTATTTACTTCAgtattcaaatcaaaatagACTTGACCAACTGATCCATTTCCAGACAGGAAAAGAAGCCATATAGATGAAGATACGACGTTATCTTCTAATAAGATAGCGCAAGAAGAAATCCCATTAGTCGAATCAAATACGGCTTCTTGAAGAAGGATTTTGGCCTTGGGCAAATCCTCCGAAATCATATGTAGCTCATAAGACCCATCATCGAAAGCCGCTAATAACAAGAATCTGTTGTCGCAAATATGAaccaaatcaatttcagtTACTTGTTTGAATTCGGACGCTAAGTTAAAccttttaataatatgtGTCCCCTTTTGCATgtaaatttcatttttggaCGTCAAATATACAAATGTACCACTTTCcataattttgcaataaaaTATCCTTTCGTTTGTCACCGCCTGATTATTTATGTAGCATCCCTGCTCAGTCGCAGATATCCTATCACCATCTATTATTCTCTGGTTTAATACTAGCTCAGGAACGCCACACTGAAAATCACCAAGTTTCCTGAAAGCTGAATTAGACCCCTTCGCTTCAAGTAGATATTCTCCATTAATCTTCCCATTCATATCCTTAGTGGCAATATGATAAGTTTTATTCTGCACGTTAAGTAACAATATTTGGCTGGTATCTAAGGCTGTACCAAACTGCTTGATACAAgttaattcaaaaatattattatgaaCTTTTCTAAATTCA encodes:
- a CDS encoding DEHA2F11594p (similar to uniprot|P47108 Saccharomyces cerevisiae YJR041C URB2 Nucleolar protein required for normal metabolism of the rRNA primary transcript proposed to be involved in ribosome biogenesis); this encodes MDTLNTAEGVTRFLRAKGGSLDKIVLTANQILDDTINVHLPNKHIFIFDLLCDRFNDNNHFKNWKYDTQCWILFRKVWIGLDNDKISRNRSMKKLKFVDLLTNILKNSNQKADVKLLENVMQTTNIVMNDFYIEIDDNSSINLLASYVTSLNHLYNEINFSDEIINDWTDVIYKLYQIPQLNVNYKYSKKSVTKFFGEFIPPALHFIKSEEEKSNLSQSKTIIQNIICKVIFNKDSIGGLKGNIELLLSKYANDISFESLKYLFVLVINNLSSKDMKLCEEVFLSIINTKKFNQMSETLLEILSSVNKSLSTEFFSSIYDKEVKSNSKNNINWSLVIHLFNLDIELAMNNAEEVLSNIPSSVNSKTILDIGKSVAEAYIKAREFVEFFQNIWINIIRKASIWRSSEFIDIISSKINNLSTNQLNILLSFSFGQSDALPLTNSIIKGLLICPLNKVESVKKLLLSQSKLFTEPTSSFWEIRFYILCLYNEEVLENNPKFISYVSNSPVCSSEYYYYTIFRLIEITGNDGSFNQYNKDFVKYLKTLKSDKIRYVLMTLFNRWLVLIDKFFSKSQTLEIMRLYLNQLDFGSYLLNYFENNGDVFFEQRNMVDALLIILIENFANGINDGSVGFINLISVIPVQCFDKYSKKKLIDAIFGSFSCSQDNDVNVSSRVALRHLLIQPSFKSSIELDFKLSLKLMETSVQTSLQLSNEILQSIWNQNLSQYSVETNKTYILESIQYLNDFFKGFKTKNILELPSEFQAALVIILTNTKHKNTDNNLEGMIKALINLFVKTTKELLHKIIESKKNINYEIVCWLLNSLYLTSSDDSEEAHDIRSLIKMIGQKLPSAHNDQINKVRVILFKLLTNVSGPSFNDAVFISSLFISLDVKFGADIDEMTMALMSYLDKISANEDDFKMFYEFVLHSVNTEEDPRYMSSLVRITNSLIKSLNREYQADCTTLFIKTLSVFLTQYKLISLSGHNSIVSILSTLKTSLSGMTWCFNQYALETTISLITRVSYSLSEPEFAKLEHVVDIYIQLTHVMSNILLFHRFKLSSRHHIIINACVSLLAPLSIKNLKSENNYLSSSTKATGAYSRLLSNLCEPSNTSSKEMVQSSLNSTSALIKRSLRKHLPILLLNYINIALKNNFKSEVNDELMGGIFSIFNVLSQTELRLVSSSLDIPGKTYYRTLYADYKEHGKWKDE
- a CDS encoding DEHA2F11572p (similar to uniprot|P37020 Saccharomyces cerevisiae YJR040W GEF1 Chloride channel localized to late- or post-Golgi vesicles involved in iron metabolism); translated protein: MSSDRYSDSGSEVLRNRETGEWINQQNVREVKRFDEFTTIDWVEDELCEHWKRLSKNRSINSRATSFKDKLISATQNWFVLGFMGIVIGLIAGCLNIITAWLTSIRMGHCSGNFYLNETFCCWDQDEDKCTNWVSWSQIGFFNYIIYVIISVSLAYSAAILVKKYAPSAAGSGISEIKCIVSGFVMKGFLGWWTLLIKSVGLPLAIASGLSVGKEGPSVHYAVCVGNSIAKLFGKYRKSATKAREFLTATSAAGVAVAFGSPMGGVLFSIEDISTVFQLSTIWKSYFCSLIAVTTLAALNPFRTGQLVMFEVTYNTNWHYFEIPFYIILGIFGGVYGIVVSKFNLRVVAFRKKYLSNMAVREVIILSSLTACFCYFNEFLRLDMTETMQILFNECDAGSEHAICNPNSKKVSIFMSLIFATVARMVLTIFTYGCKVPAGIFVPSMATGATFGRALGMIVEKIQQSNKESSIFSTCPANGDKCIIPGTYAFLGAAAALSGITHLTVTVVIIMFELTGALRYIIPTMIVVAITKSINDKYGKGGIAEQMIKFNGLPLIESKEEYRFNTTVKSAMSNITVAFPSDESESISLNQLKKLLTKTTYSGFPIIQSTAHPRVIGYITRADIKYNLENTVSVGDSVKCNFNSEQSQDSEDHIEFGAVVNRHPFTVNVTTTLEYVLDVFVKLGPGFILVEQEGLLVGIITRKDILRYEYSVHAMHSNKDLESAHAAFDERVWHLMNYFATALKKNIGKLLHNDEYRYIH
- a CDS encoding small nucleolar ribonucleoprotein SNU13 (highly similar to uniprot|P39990 Saccharomyces cerevisiae YEL026W SNU13 RNA binding protein part of U3 snoRNP involved in rRNA processing part of U4/U6-U5 tri-snRNP involved in mRNA splicing similar to human 15.5K protein), translated to MSAPNPKAFPLADSALTQQILDVVQQSQNLRQLKKGANEATKTLNRGISEFIIMAADTEPIEILLHLPLLCEDKNVPYVFVPSKTALGRACGVSRPVIAASVTTNEASAMKNQIYGIKDKIETLLI